In one window of Leptospirales bacterium DNA:
- a CDS encoding flagellar biosynthetic protein FliR, whose protein sequence is MEGFSDNAQQLGLIFARTFGLMSIAPVFATESVGMRMRATLGFLLGVILYPAAVNFLPPLPDSAGAFAIAAGSQLIMGLIIGFMVLAIFSSFQILGEIFSLQMGISFSEVLDPQSQISVPLLGVLKNAIGMLLFLYAPFAMDGLYAPAVLHMLRALGYSFQAAPDLNLNANTLGGILNFMDQSFGVMFLTAVKIGIPLIGILFITSLLLGLLGRAAPQMNLIAMGVQINVGVGLVTLALLMPALLPMMSDSFHSMYDHMAEMFHAWPRQAAQ, encoded by the coding sequence ATGGAGGGATTCAGCGACAATGCGCAGCAGCTGGGTCTGATCTTTGCGCGTACGTTTGGCTTGATGTCCATTGCCCCGGTGTTTGCCACTGAATCGGTTGGCATGCGCATGCGCGCTACCCTCGGCTTCTTGCTGGGGGTCATTCTCTATCCGGCCGCCGTCAATTTCTTGCCGCCCTTGCCGGACTCGGCGGGGGCCTTTGCCATTGCCGCCGGTTCACAATTGATCATGGGATTGATCATCGGCTTCATGGTGCTGGCAATTTTCTCTTCCTTTCAAATTCTGGGAGAAATCTTTTCGCTGCAGATGGGCATCTCCTTTTCCGAGGTGCTCGACCCTCAATCGCAGATTTCGGTGCCGCTGCTGGGCGTATTGAAAAACGCCATTGGCATGTTGCTCTTTCTCTATGCGCCCTTTGCGATGGATGGTCTCTACGCGCCGGCCGTGTTGCACATGCTTCGCGCGCTCGGCTATTCCTTCCAGGCGGCGCCGGACCTCAATCTGAACGCCAACACGCTTGGCGGCATACTGAATTTCATGGACCAGTCTTTTGGCGTGATGTTTCTCACGGCGGTCAAGATAGGCATTCCGCTGATTGGCATACTGTTTATTACGTCGCTGCTGCTGGGTTTGCTTGGCCGGGCAGCGCCGCAGATGAACCTGATTGCCATGGGCGTGCAGATCAATGTTGGCGTCGGTCTGGTGACGCTGGCGCTATTGATGCCTGCGCTGCTGCCAATGATGTCCGATTCGTTTCATTCAATGTATGATCACATGGCCGAGATGTTTCATGCCTGGCCGCGGCAGGCGGCGCAATGA
- the fliQ gene encoding flagellar biosynthesis protein FliQ: MLESDVIQIVQQSLLVTLKVSSPVLILSMAVGLVISILQTTTSIQEQTLTFVPKLLAVFLAIAFFFAWMINTLTDYTRGMFELIARF, from the coding sequence ATGCTGGAGAGCGATGTCATTCAAATTGTGCAACAGAGTTTGCTGGTTACGCTGAAAGTCTCGTCGCCAGTGCTGATCTTGAGTATGGCGGTTGGCCTGGTGATTTCGATTTTACAGACCACCACCTCGATTCAGGAGCAAACTCTTACCTTCGTCCCCAAGCTACTGGCCGTGTTTTTGGCGATTGCATTCTTTTTCGCCTGGATGATCAATACCCTGACCGACTATACGCGGGGCATGTTTGAACTGATTGCTCGCTTCTAG
- the fliP gene encoding flagellar type III secretion system pore protein FliP (The bacterial flagellar biogenesis protein FliP forms a type III secretion system (T3SS)-type pore required for flagellar assembly.) has product MSPCARLRFRRFKVVACAGLLLALLFSAGSLLAQPAAANLQIPVIDGLRAARDGREASLSLVLILVLTLLSLAPALIMMMTAFTKVIIVFDFVRRALGLQNMPPNQVLFGLAIFITAFIMAPTLREFNEKALDPYSRGALNTQNFFGEGIKPFRQFMVRQIGKDGAREIALMVKLSGKPPEQVRSVEDIDSYILIPAFMLSEIKKAFIIGIVIFIPFVVIDLVVASTLMSMGMIMLPPAMISLPFKIILFILVDGWHLITYNLVLSYGGG; this is encoded by the coding sequence ATGTCCCCTTGTGCAAGGCTGCGCTTCCGGCGGTTCAAGGTTGTGGCCTGTGCCGGGCTGCTGCTGGCCCTGCTTTTTAGCGCCGGCTCGCTGCTGGCCCAGCCCGCAGCTGCTAACCTGCAGATTCCGGTGATTGACGGCCTGCGCGCCGCTCGCGATGGCCGCGAGGCTTCGCTCTCGCTGGTGTTGATTCTGGTGCTGACGCTGCTCAGCCTGGCCCCGGCCCTGATCATGATGATGACGGCCTTTACCAAGGTGATCATTGTATTCGACTTTGTGCGGCGGGCGCTGGGATTGCAGAACATGCCGCCCAATCAGGTTCTTTTTGGCCTGGCCATTTTTATCACCGCATTCATTATGGCGCCCACCCTTCGCGAGTTCAACGAAAAGGCGCTCGACCCTTATTCGCGCGGCGCGCTGAACACGCAGAACTTCTTTGGCGAAGGCATCAAGCCCTTCCGCCAGTTCATGGTGCGTCAAATTGGCAAGGATGGCGCTCGAGAAATTGCTTTGATGGTGAAGCTTTCCGGAAAACCGCCAGAACAAGTGCGCAGCGTTGAAGACATTGATTCGTACATATTGATTCCGGCCTTCATGCTTTCTGAAATAAAGAAGGCCTTTATCATTGGCATTGTAATCTTCATCCCATTTGTCGTCATCGACCTGGTCGTCGCCTCGACCTTGATGTCAATGGGCATGATCATGCTGCCGCCGGCAATGATCTCCCTGCCGTTTAAGATTATATTGTTTATCCTGGTCGATGGCTGGCATCTGATTACCTACAATCTGGTGCTATCCTATGGGGGCGGATGA
- a CDS encoding zinc-binding dehydrogenase, with the protein MRALELKEYSEQPRLDLLQKKLPALKPGQLLIKISAASINPSDLHFLEGKYGIKKKLPVVPGFEAAGTVVAHRAGFRGSRLVGKRVACAAGAEGDGVWAEYAAIDQRFCFPLLNNVSDEAGAAALVNPLTAWAMLDMASERKARAIVQNAAAGALGRMLFRLGRRRGLQVINIVRRPEQAAILKGDGAEHILLSSDSRFERELLTLSRKLGATVAYDAIAGEATEQLSRSMPPRSRIIVYGALSGEYCRIHPGMLIFRNSSLEGFWLSTWMSEVSPSRLQKIARESQSLIGQELGTAIQARIPLSRGPEAVEQYRNNMSAGKVLILPGA; encoded by the coding sequence ATGCGGGCTCTCGAGCTCAAGGAATACTCTGAACAGCCGCGGCTGGACCTGCTGCAAAAGAAACTGCCAGCGCTGAAGCCCGGTCAGCTGTTGATCAAGATCAGCGCTGCCTCGATCAATCCCTCCGACCTGCACTTTCTGGAAGGTAAGTACGGCATAAAGAAGAAGCTGCCGGTCGTTCCAGGCTTTGAAGCGGCTGGAACGGTGGTGGCGCACCGGGCCGGTTTTCGCGGCAGTCGCCTGGTTGGGAAGCGCGTGGCCTGCGCCGCAGGCGCCGAGGGCGACGGGGTCTGGGCGGAGTACGCCGCCATCGACCAGCGCTTTTGTTTTCCACTGCTGAATAATGTTAGCGATGAGGCCGGCGCTGCAGCGCTGGTCAATCCCCTGACGGCGTGGGCGATGCTGGACATGGCCAGCGAGCGCAAGGCCCGCGCTATTGTTCAGAATGCAGCGGCCGGCGCTCTCGGTCGAATGCTGTTTCGGCTGGGTCGCCGGCGCGGTCTACAGGTGATCAATATTGTTCGTCGCCCGGAGCAGGCCGCAATCCTGAAAGGCGATGGCGCGGAGCACATCCTGCTGAGCAGTGACAGTCGCTTTGAGCGCGAGCTACTGACGCTTTCGCGCAAACTGGGCGCTACGGTCGCTTACGATGCAATTGCTGGCGAAGCCACGGAACAACTTTCGCGATCCATGCCGCCCAGGTCGCGGATCATCGTTTATGGCGCTTTGTCCGGCGAGTACTGTCGCATTCACCCGGGGATGTTGATCTTTCGCAATTCGAGCCTTGAGGGCTTCTGGCTTTCCACCTGGATGTCCGAGGTTTCGCCCTCGAGGCTGCAGAAGATCGCCCGGGAATCACAATCGCTGATCGGTCAGGAACTTGGCACTGCCATCCAGGCGCGCATTCCTTTGAGCCGCGGACCGGAGGCAGTCGAGCAGTACCGCAACAATATGTCCGCCGGCAAGGTGCTGATTCTTCCCGGCGCCTGA
- a CDS encoding PEGA domain-containing protein gives MIVNHRTTIAVFLLATGSAFAQTAPDASSQVVPDFTAAESNVRVESSPSGARVFVNERPAGQTPLLLPADGIERVLRVELQGYQRVILPMRSSGAGSLLIVLQKNSAPAQRPPEGASRPTAVASSGVDVGAFGLSLLFPGLGQASQDRSGAAVGFGIPAALAIASYLWAQSTLHSGLGNYERSLRDRFLFANLANGLPVTSIGAISRTTLVNYIGYPVVLQPHPYPGGSPHCDREIPGCREVFIGHRAKHNALWVYSIVWLWSAFDALFHGGGAAAAIGEHSDAAVDGGFSFYAAPEIQRSVVRGVEASAAWRLSF, from the coding sequence ATGATAGTAAATCATCGTACCACGATTGCAGTATTTCTTCTGGCAACGGGCTCTGCCTTCGCACAGACGGCGCCGGACGCCAGCAGCCAGGTGGTCCCGGATTTTACCGCCGCCGAAAGCAATGTTCGCGTAGAATCAAGCCCCTCGGGCGCCCGCGTTTTTGTCAACGAGCGACCTGCAGGGCAAACGCCGTTGCTGCTTCCGGCAGACGGAATCGAGCGCGTGCTGCGCGTCGAGCTGCAGGGATACCAGCGCGTCATTCTGCCAATGCGTTCCAGCGGCGCCGGCAGTCTCTTGATTGTCCTTCAAAAAAACAGCGCTCCTGCACAACGGCCGCCGGAAGGCGCCTCGCGCCCGACCGCTGTCGCTTCCTCTGGCGTTGATGTCGGGGCCTTTGGACTCTCTCTGCTATTTCCTGGACTAGGTCAGGCTTCTCAAGATCGAAGCGGGGCGGCCGTAGGATTTGGAATTCCAGCAGCCCTGGCCATCGCCAGTTACCTGTGGGCGCAGTCTACACTGCACTCCGGTCTTGGCAACTATGAGCGTTCTTTGCGCGATCGATTTCTATTCGCCAATCTGGCAAACGGGTTGCCGGTCACGAGCATTGGCGCTATCTCGCGGACTACGCTTGTGAACTATATCGGATATCCGGTCGTCCTTCAGCCTCACCCCTATCCCGGCGGGAGCCCACATTGTGATCGAGAGATCCCGGGATGTCGGGAGGTGTTCATCGGTCATCGTGCCAAACACAATGCGCTCTGGGTTTATTCTATTGTTTGGCTGTGGAGCGCCTTTGATGCCCTGTTCCACGGCGGCGGAGCGGCGGCAGCGATAGGCGAACACAGCGACGCTGCTGTTGACGGCGGCTTCAGCTTTTATGCCGCGCCGGAGATACAGCGCAGCGTGGTGCGCGGGGTGGAGGCCAGCGCTGCCTGGCGCCTATCATTTTGA
- a CDS encoding PEGA domain-containing protein, which translates to MTQIRLFAALIVLIFAATVLAQAPLNDQPGGAAPPPAQETSPSPQPGPAPQPAAEGAQPRISGELVEGQIRIESYPPGASVYINERLAGQTPMILPADSIERVIRVAKEGYIDVTTPVRSTGGVTMLIVLRPQEAATPPAVAGGAAQPPAVRAGGLDWRAFGLSLIFPGLGQASQDRSGAAYAFGTTGALGFASFLAGDFMFREGQRSFKSAYAATTTTTAAAFATSSSLSGTIYLTLYQDYLLNGSGVHNGRPNCRRTLPGCSFIEDGYQYRRWGLGLYAALWIWSALDALFYQEAAIGAGSDPSAAPGGRFDFGLAPARDASGRSSAEAWLNFRTTF; encoded by the coding sequence ATGACTCAAATCCGGCTTTTTGCCGCCTTGATCGTCTTGATTTTCGCCGCCACTGTTCTGGCCCAGGCGCCGCTGAATGATCAACCGGGAGGGGCCGCGCCGCCCCCGGCTCAGGAAACCTCGCCTTCACCGCAACCTGGCCCCGCGCCACAGCCAGCCGCAGAAGGCGCGCAGCCGCGCATCAGCGGCGAATTGGTAGAGGGGCAGATACGGATCGAAAGCTATCCGCCAGGCGCCAGTGTATATATCAATGAGCGGCTTGCCGGACAAACGCCCATGATCCTGCCTGCCGATAGCATCGAACGGGTGATTCGTGTCGCAAAGGAGGGCTACATCGACGTAACGACGCCGGTGCGGTCCACCGGAGGCGTCACCATGCTGATCGTTCTGCGTCCGCAGGAAGCGGCAACGCCGCCTGCCGTAGCGGGAGGCGCAGCACAGCCCCCGGCGGTGCGCGCCGGCGGGCTCGATTGGCGGGCCTTTGGCCTTTCCTTGATTTTTCCGGGCCTTGGCCAAGCTTCGCAAGACAGGAGCGGCGCTGCCTACGCTTTTGGAACGACTGGCGCCCTGGGTTTTGCCTCTTTTCTGGCCGGCGACTTTATGTTTCGCGAAGGGCAGCGCAGCTTCAAATCTGCCTACGCTGCCACCACCACCACTACCGCTGCGGCCTTTGCAACCAGCAGTTCGCTTAGCGGCACAATCTATCTCACATTGTACCAGGATTATCTTTTGAATGGCAGCGGAGTACACAATGGCCGTCCCAACTGTCGGCGCACGCTGCCCGGTTGCAGCTTTATAGAAGACGGCTACCAGTATCGGCGATGGGGTCTGGGTCTCTATGCCGCTTTGTGGATCTGGTCGGCCCTCGATGCCTTGTTCTACCAGGAAGCGGCCATTGGAGCTGGATCCGACCCTTCTGCAGCGCCTGGCGGCCGCTTTGATTTTGGCCTGGCGCCGGCGCGCGATGCTTCTGGACGTAGCAGCGCCGAGGCCTGGCTGAATTTTCGTACTACATTCTAA